One window from the genome of Salvia splendens isolate huo1 chromosome 9, SspV2, whole genome shotgun sequence encodes:
- the LOC121749002 gene encoding probable xyloglucan endotransglucosylase/hydrolase protein 23 → MKMFPMLILLLAAFAGSALAGRNFNQDFDITWGEGRGKILDDGKLLTLSLDKASGSGFRSKNQYMFGKVDMQIKLVAGNSAGTVTTYYLSSLGPKHDEIDFEFLGNLTGEPYILHTNVFARGEGNREQQFHLWFDPTKDFHTYSILWNPLGIIFAVDGTPIRQFKNHESKGIPYPENQPMWIFSSLWDAEDWATRGGLVKTDWTQAPFTASYKHFNALACTSPSGSCSNNSSANSWFSQSLDNLGMERIKWVQKNYMIYNYCTDSKRFPNGFPPECSII, encoded by the exons ATGAAGATGTTCCCTATGCTTATCCTGTTGCTAGCAGCCTTTGCCGGGTCAGCTCTCGCTGGCCGCAATTTCAACCAAGATTTCGACATCACATGGGGCGAAGGCCGGGGAAAAATACTCGATGATGGGAAGCTTCTCACCCTCTCCTTGGACAAGGCTTCCGGTTCGGGATTTAGATCCAAAAACCAGTATATGTTCGGTAAGGTAGACATGCAGATAAAGCTCGTTGCCGGTAACTCTGCTGGCACGGTCACGACCTACTAC TTATCTTCTTTGGGACCTAAACACGACGAAATTGACTTCGAATTCCTTGGCAACCTCACGGGGGAGCCTTACATCCTGCACACAAACGTATTCGCACGAGGGGAAGGTAACAGAGAGCAGCAGTTCCACCTCTGGTTCGACCCCACGAAGGACTTCCACACCTACTCCATCTTGTGGAATCCTCTCGGCATCAT ATTCGCAGTAGATGGAACCCCCATCAGACAATTCAAGAACCATGAATCGAAAGGGATACCTTACCCCGAAAACCAGCCGATGTGGATCTTCTCAAGCCTCTGGGACGCGGAAGACTGGGCGACAAGAGGGGGGCTCGTCAAAACTGACTGGACACAAGCCCCTTTCACAGCCTCCTACAAACACTTCAACGCGCTGGCTTGCACGAGCCCTTCCGGCTCCTGCTCCAATAACTCATCTGCCAATTCGTGGTTCTCGCAATCACTAGACAATCTCGGGATGGAAAGAATAAAATGGGTGCAAAAGAACTACATGATCTACAACTATTGCACCGATTCTAAACGCTTCCCAAATGGATTTCCACCAGAGTGCTCCATCATATGA
- the LOC121749368 gene encoding uncharacterized protein LOC121749368 gives MFTLSISIGDIQVEHAMCDLGVSINVLPYSIYKKLGEAKLVDTDIMIQLADRSCIYPEGILEDVIVKVNNFLYPADFFVIKMSEPAAKESSGVLLGRQFLSMASTIIDVRNGTISLDFNREQFTFNIDEAMKMPTDSENVYSVDVTEQLVQEYLEEEFLQRQFTNSTTDEEVEKKITDWYEAMKVGEMDDQAIAKAVMDFCERPRPAGSRGIDQVSSHEKLPDQGTQLRREAEENPLPTAVPTPAKELKPLPAHLKYAYLGENETLPDQLLNPIS, from the coding sequence ATGTTCACGCTCTCGATTTCGATCGGAGATATTCAagtggagcacgcaatgtgcgattTAGGGGTGTCTATCAATGTTCTGCCTTATTCTATCTACAAGAAGCTGGGAGAGGCTAAGCTTGTCGATACCGACATCATGATACAGCTAGCCGACAGATCTTGCATTTACCCAgaagggattctcgaagatgtAATAGTGAAGGTGAACAATTTCCTATACCCAGCCGACTTCTTCGTGATAAAAATGTCAGAGCCAGCGGCGaaggagtctagtggagtcttgttggGAAGACAGTTCCTGTCCATGGCCAGCACTATAATCGACGTCCGTAATGGGACGATCAGTCTGGATTTCAACAGAGAGCAATTCACATTCAACATTGACGAAGCAATGAAGATGCCGACAGACAGTGAGAACGTGTACTCGGTGGACGTAACCGAGCAGTTGGTGCAGGAGTATCTAGAGGAGGAGTTCCTACAAAGGCAGTTCACAAACTCTACCACGGACGAAGAAGTTGAGAAGAAGATCACAGACTGGTACGAGGCCATGAAAGTGGGCgagatggatgatcaagccatagCGAAGGCAGTCATGGATTTCTGCGAGCGACCGCGGCCAGCTGGGTCAAGAGGGATCGATCAAGTCTCGAGCCACGAGAAGCTGCCTGATCAAGGCACCCAATTGAGAAGAGAAGCGGAAGAGAACCCTCTGCCTACTGCAGTACCCACACCCGCAAAGGAATTGAAGCCGCTTCCTGCGCATTTGAAGTACGCCTATCTGGGGGAAAATGAAACATTGCCAGATCAATTGTTGAACCCAATCAGTTGA
- the LOC121749369 gene encoding glutenin, high molecular weight subunit DY10-like, translating into MQSGQANWSGGPQGSWSSGAQGNWSSRQQEGNWGYRHQGPQPSNSGRQPNNQVVSYVPPHQRGNQQHPGNQQHHQPQYHSEYYGPSDFPQPGHGGGHSNQRYNRHPNEGPGEIMAPHHPNDEMREIQEAQKEQRAALDMLTKQLSQVAMSLGELRGNEGKIPATLQPTGQENISKVSLRLGKVYQSHSSPAMSPASIPGPSQEEEGESSSSDQAARAKDKGKAKMGGETSEEGQGEEMEKVKPYPYRGMVTRKRDTTIDVASLFKDVEVKVPLLTALKMPPISQFIKDYLAGKVNEEGRIIT; encoded by the coding sequence ATGCAAAGTGGTCAAGCAAACTGGTCAGGCGGACCACAAGGCAGTTGGTCAAGCGGTGCCCAAGGCAACTGGTCCAGCAGGCAGCAGGAAGGGAACTGGGGATATAGGCACCAAGGCCCCCAGCCAAGCAACTCCGGAAGGCAACCGAACAATCAAGTGGTGAGCTATGTTCCGCCACATCAAAGGGGAAATCAGCAGCACCCAGGGAACCAACAACACCATCAGCCCCAGTATCATTCAGAGTACTACGGTCCATCAGACTTCCCACAGCCCGGCCACGGTGGAGGACATTCGAATCAAAGATATAACAGACACCCCAACGAAGGTCCAGGGGAGATAATGGCTCCACACCACCCTAACGATGAGATGCGCGAGATCCAGGAAGCACAGAAGGAACAAAGGGCTGCTCTGGATATGCTTACAAAACAACTTTCTCAAGTTGCGATGTCGCTTGGAGAACTGagagggaatgaaggaaagatcCCTGCCACGCTGCAACCGACTGGGCAGGAAAACATAAGCAAAGTCTCCCTGAGGTTAGGGAAGGTATATCAGAGCCACAGCTCACCTGCGATGTCCCCAGCATCTATACCCGGACcgagccaagaagaagaaggagagtccAGTTCCTCTGATCAAGCCGCCAGAGCAAAAGACAAAGGGAAAGCGAAAATGGGCGGCGAGACCTCAGAAGAAGGTCAAGGCGAAGAAATGGAGAAGGTCAAGCCCTACCCCTACCGCGGAATGGTGACCAGAAAGAGAGACACCACGATTGATGTGGCCAGTCTATTCAAGGACGTGGAAGTCAAGGTGCCACTCCTGACGGCGTTGAAGATGCCCCCAATCAGCCAGTTTATCAAGGACTACCTGGCGGGAAAGGTCAATGAAGAAGGAAGGATTATTACATAG